One Drechmeria coniospora strain ARSEF 6962 chromosome 01, whole genome shotgun sequence genomic region harbors:
- a CDS encoding DNA-directed RNA polymerase III 130 kDa polypeptide: MPPIDDGFEALLEPFYNGKKLTDPVSTKEDKFQLLPAFLKVKGPSLSSSHLFLPSPPPPSLSVTADKFGYRTRKAVRWPVASPKETPIGLLTGVSRHIDSYNFFVEHEIKDIVRANRTIRSDVDSNFWLEITDIRVDRPRRQDYKDAQSRSEVTPMECRLRDMTYAAPILVDIAYIRDKQKIVRKNVPLGRMPVMLKSSKCRLGGATNAQMEAMNECPLDPGGYFIVNGTEKVILIQEQLSKNRVIVEADEKNNVISASVTSSTHERKSKTYVTMKKERIVLTHNVLVEGIPIVIVLKALGGLTDYEIMQLVAGSDGQYQDDFRINFDEAAMAGIFTQHQALDYIGARVKMGSRRAQFGPQVRRNTIEEGLDALANLVIAHVPIQGLDFYPKAIYVAMMTRRVLMAAQNSKLVDDRDFVGNKRLELAGQLLSLLFEDLFKQFMGLVKMSIDKVLKKNNRAVPLDAVHMISNHANIIGLGMSRAIQTGNWSVKRFNMNRAGVTHVLSRLSYISALGMMTRISSQFEKTRKVSGPRALQPSQWGMLCTSDTPEGEACGLVKNLALMTHITTNIDEAPIKRWIFTLDTGVEPIRNFSGAEMHRQGSYIVHVNGTPFALTRYPKRFCAKFRAMRRQGWIAPFVSININSHFNAVHIATDEGRICRPYIIVKNGQQKLKAEHLRLLQLGKATFDDFLTQGVVEYLDVNEENDALVALYEDNLTLSTTHLEIEPFTILGAVAGLIPFPHHNQSPRNTYQCAMGKQAIGAIAYNQFNRIDTLLYTLVYPQRPMVITKTIELINYDKLPAGQNATVVVMSYSGYDIEDALVVNKASIDRGFGRCQVFRKYTTELQKYPNGRRERVGDPVNVEVGGARRRDEKHEALDDDGLAAVGSTVKSGDVMVKKETPIDLTTTGIGMDRGPSEYRNSAVSYRIPDPAHIDKVMISQTEKDTTVIKVQTRQTRRPELGDKFSSRHGQKGVVGLIVDQEDMPFADNGLTPDIIMNPHGFPSRMTVGKLLECLTGKASILVGRKDLGFGDAFRSHPVEQMSRVLLDHGFSWEGKDYFTSGLTGEPLEAFIFNGPIYYQRLKHMVQDKMHSRARGPMAILTRQPTEGRSRDGGLRLGEMERDCLIAYGASQLLLERLMISSDGVQIDICQQCGLFGYKGYCHTCKSTREVTKMSMPYAAKLLVQELISMNVGVRLQLEDEFPHPR, translated from the exons ATGCCGCCCATAGACGATGGCTTCGAGGCCCTATTGGAGCCTTTCTATAACGGCAAGAAGCTCACGGATCCCGTCTCGACCAAGGAAGACAAGTTCCAGCTTCTCCCAGCATTCCTCAAAGTCAAAGGTCCGTCTCTGTCCTCTTCCCATCTCTTCCTCCCATCTCCGCCACCTCCTTCCTTGAGCGTCACCGCTGACAAATTCGGATACAGGACTCGTAAAGCAGTGCGTTggcccgtcgcctcgccgaaGGAGACCCCGATCGGCCTGCTAACCGGCGTCTCCAGGCACATCGACTCGTACAACTTTTTTGTTGAGCACGAGATCAAAGACATCGTCCGCGCCAACCGCACCATTCGAAGTGACGTAGACAGCAACTTCTGGCTTGA AATTACCGACATCCGCGTCGACCGCCCGCGCCGGCAGGACTACAAAGATGCCCAGTCACGCAGCGAGGTGACACCTATGGAGTGTCGCCTTCGCGACATGACCTACGCTGCTCCCATTCTCGTTGACATTGCCTATATTCGAGACAAGCAAAAAATTGTTCGGAAGAACGTCCCTCTCGGCCGCATGCCTGTCATGCTCAAGAGCTCCAAATGCCGGCTCGGCGGAGCCACCAACGCGCAGATGGAGGCCATGAACGAGTGCCCCTTGGATCCCGGCGGATATTTCATCGTGAACGGTACCGAAAAGGTGATCCTGATCCAGGAGCAGCTCAGCAAGAATCGTGTCATCGttgaggccgacgagaagaACAACGTCATCTCTGCATCCgtcacgagctcgacgcaCGAACGAAAATCCAAGACGTACGTGACAATGAAGAAGGAAAGAATCGTCCTGACACACaacgtcctcgtcgagggcatccctatcgtcatcgtcctcaaAGCCCTTGGCGGCCTCACCGATTACGAGATCATGCAGTTGGTCGCCGGCTCCGATGGACAATACCAAGACGATTTTCGTATCAActtcgacgaggccgcgaTGGCCGGCATATTCACACAGCACCAAGCCTTGGATTACATTGGCGCGAGGGTGAAGATGGGCTCGAGGCGGGCCCAGTTCGGACCCCAAGTTCGTCGGAACACCATCGAGGAAGGCCTCGACGCCTTGGCCAACCTCGTCATCGCGCACGTCCCCATCCAAGGACTCGACTTCTACCCGAAGGCCATATACGTTGCCATGATGACTCGGAGAGTTCTGATGGCGGCCCAAAATTCCAAATTGGTTGACGATCGAGACTTCGTCGGAAACAAACGACTCGAGCTCGCAGGCCAGCTTCTCTCGCTCCTGTTCGAGGACTTGTTCAAGCAGTTCATGGGCTTGGTCAAGATGTCCATCGACAAGGTTCTCAAGAAGAACAACCGTGCGGTGCCGCTGGATGCCGTGCACATGATCAGCAACCACGCCAACATCATCGGCTTGGGCATGAGCCGGGCCATCCAGACGGGCAACTGGAGTGTCAAGCGCTTCAACATGAACCGAGCCGGCGTCACCCACGTCCTGAGCCGGCTTAGCTACATCAGCGCGCTGGGCATGATGACGAGGATAAGCAGTCAGTTCGAGAAGACGCGCAAGGTGTCGGGCCCTCGCGCCCTGCAGCCGTCCCAGTGGGGCATGCTCTGCACGTCGGATAcgcccgagggcgaggcgtgCGGACTCGTCAAGAATTTGGCCCTCATGACGCACATCACGACCAACATTGACGAGGCGCCAATCAAGCGGTGGATCTTCACCCTCGACACCGGCGTCGAACCGATCAGGAACTTCTCCGGTGCCGAGATGCATCGGCAGGGATCCTACATCGTGCACGTCAACGGCACACCCTTCGCCTTGACGCGCTACCCGAAGCGCTTTTGCGCCAAGTTCCGGGCCATGCGTCGCCAAGGCTGGATCGCACCTTTTGTCAGCATCAACATCAACTCACACTTCAACGCCGTCCACATCGCCACCGACGAGGGGCGCATCTGCCGGCCCTACATCATCGTCAAGAACGGGCAGCAAAAGCTCAAGGCGGAGCACCTCAGGCTCCTGCAGCTCGGCAAGGCCACCTTTGACGACTTCCTCACCCAGGGCGTTGTGGAATACCTCGACGTCAACGAGGAGAACGACGCGCTCGTCGCGCTGTACGAGGACAACCTGACGCTGAGCACGACGCATCTCGAAATCGAACCCTTCACgatcctcggcgccgtcgccggcctgaTCCCGTTCCCGCACCACAACCAATCGCCGAGAAACACGTACCAGTGCGCCATGGGTAAGCAGGCGATCGGAGCGATCGCCTACAACCAGTTCAACCGCATCGACACCCTGCTATACACGCTGGTTTATCCGCAGCGGCCGATGGTCATCACCAAGACGATCGAGCTCATCAACTACGACAAGCTTCCGGCGGGACAGAACGCGACGGTCGTCGTCATGTCTTATTCCGGCTACGACATCGAGGACGCGCTCGTGGTGAACAAGGCGTCCATCGACCGGGGCTTCGGCCGGTGCCAGGTGTTCCGAAAGTACACGACGGAGCTGCAGAAGTACCCCAACGGCCGAAGGGAACGCGTCGGCGATCCGGTcaacgtcgaggtcggcggcgcccggCGGCGCGACGAGAAGCacgaggcgctcgacgacgacggcctcgccgccgtcggctcgacGGTGAAGTCGGGCGACGTCATGGTGAAGAAGGAGACGCCCATCGatctgacgacgacgggcatcgGCATGGATCGCGGGCCGAGCGAGTACCGcaactcggccgtctcgtacCGGATCCCAGATCCGGCGCACATCGACAAGGTGATGATCTCGCAGACGGAGAAGGACACGACGGTCATCAAGGTGCAGACGCGGCAGACGCGGCGGCCGGAGCTCGGTGACAAGTTCTCGTCCCGCCACGGCCAGAAGGGCGTGGTGGGGCTCATCGTGGACCAGGAAGACATGCCGTTCGCCGACAACGGGCTCACGCCGGACATCATCATGAACCCGCACGGTTTCCCGTCGCGAATGACGGTCGGCAAGCTGCTCGAATGTCTCACGGGCAAGGcttccatcctcgtcgggcgGAAGgacctcggcttcggcgacgccTTCCGGTCGCACCCGGTCGAGCAGATGAGCCGTGTCCTCCTCGATCACGGCTTCTCCTGGGAGGGCAAGGACTACTTCACGTCGGGGCTGACGGGGGAGCCTCTCGAGGCCTTCATCTTCAACGGCCCGATCTATTATCAGCGGCTGAAGCACATGGTCCAGGACAAGATGCACTCGCGCGCTCGGGGACCGATGGCGATCCTGACGCGGCAGCCGACCGAAGGTCGATCACGGGACGGCGGCCTCCGGTTGGGCGAGATGGAGCGCGACTGCCTCATCGCGTACGGCGCGTCGCAGCTCCTGCTGGAGCGGCTCATGATCAGCTCGGACGGAGTGCAGATCGACATCTGCCAGCAGTGCGGCCTGTTCGGATACAAGGGCTACTGCCACACGTGCAAGAGCACGAGGGAGGTGACAAAGATGTCGATGCCGTACGCGGCCAAGCTGCTGGTGCAGGAGCTCATCAGCATGAACGTTGGCGTTCGTCTTCAGCTTGAAGACGAGTTTCCTCACCCGAGGTGA
- a CDS encoding extracellular protein: protein MNLVIRSLAAAVALAALVNGHMEMTDPPPLGSTFNPNTDEAFKDYNMRSPMNITGNDFPCRKHHEFMGTPRGKPVASWIPGQSYSMTIAGSADHKGGSCQASVSLDRGKSFKVIQSYIGNCPPPGESKYDFTLPSDVPSGEMLFAWSWLNNMGNREMYMNCAVIDVKAGGKKRAAPSVPLAERPDMFVANVGNGVCTYEGTDVEFPEPGPDTKMTSDKPAPPGNGGCNIFGGPSGGSAPKKPTPPENPTPQGPATPQKPTAPRKPTTPQNPTTPDKPTTPQKPTTPDKPTTPQRPYPPPKPSRPQQPTRPQVPDDFPSGNPNSGSDDGDDGSWDPERWGGDDGDDGSWDPSRWGGGNWNPKKWGSQNWERRRA, encoded by the coding sequence ATGAACCTTGTCATCCgctctctcgccgccgccgtcgcgctgGCCGCGTTGGTCAACGGCCACATGGAGATGACAGACCCGCCGCCCCTCGGCTCGACATTCAACCCCAACACGGACGAGGCCTTCAAGGACTACAACATGAGGTCGCCCATGAACATAACCGGCAACGACTTTCCCTGCCGGAAACACCACGAATTCATGGGCACACCGAGGGGCAAACCCGTCGCTTCCTGGATCCCGGGCCAGTCGTACAGCATGACCATCGCCGGCTCTGCTGATCACAAAGGCGGTAGCTGCCAGGCCTCCGTCTCGCTCGACCGCGGCAAGTCCTTCAAGGTTATCCAATCGTACATCGGCAACTGCCCCCCCCCAGGCGAATCGAAGTACGACTTCACCCTGCCGAGCGATGTCCCTTCTGGTGAAATGCTCTTCGCTTGGTCCTGGCTTAACAACATGGGCAACCGCGAGATGTACATGAACtgcgccgtcatcgacgtcaaggccggTGGCAAGAAGCGTGCCGCTCCCTCCGTTCCCCTTGCCGAGCGTCCCGACATGTTTGTCGCCAATGTCGGCAACGGCGTCTGCACCTATGAAGGCACCGATGTCGAGTTTCCCGAGCCTGGTCCGGACACCAAGATGACCTCGGACAAACCCGCCCCCCCAGGAAACGGCGGCTGCAACATATTTGGTGGCCCAAGTGGTGGTTCGGCACCGAAAAAACCGACTCCCCCGGAGAATCCGACACCTCAGGGACCAGCTACTCCGCAGAAGCCAACTGCTCCTAGGAAGCCAACTACTCCTCAGAATCCAACTACTCCTGACAAGCCAACTACTCCTCAGAAGCCAACTACTCCTGACAAGCCAACTACTCCTCAGAGGCCGTATCCTCCACCGAAACCATCTCGCCCCCAGCAGCCGACTCGCCCCCAGGTGCCTGACGACTTCCCCTCGGGTAACCCTAACTCCGGCAGCgatgatggtgacgacggaaGCTGGGACCCCGAAAGGTGGGGtggtgatgacggcgacgacggcagctggGACCCCAGCAGATGGGGCGGTGGTAATTGGAATCCCAAGAAATGGGGTTCCCAAAACTGGgagcgccgccgagcttga
- a CDS encoding DNA repair protein, with product MCASVNDSTLSVTPAIYASVLHRQGRKNRRSMTDLVRILPSFPVTPFSALLSTIEQHGLSTTDLLSLHPADIAKQTHLPLLDLKRLIAAIQASLSDDVVPEMLLAPAAGEKQRPEGVEGAEESERTDDADEDEEQRVGQAKARPGNFSEAISISTLDDDLDAALGGGIPVGSITEFAGESGAGKTQYLLALCLAVQLPPPRGLGKQALYISTESGLATQRLAQILGSSPILQAIDDADRPSLDNILSTVTPDLESQDHIVEYQVPVLLERHRIGLLVVDSVAANYRAEFERQGSRGSNMAARSTELIRLGALLRNLARRHELAVVVANQVADRFSSPSIGVPRNAPHGSMASGTPGSTPRENHSSPTSFSFPPDGQPAPPALRLEHQQRWFTGWGDDPHPSYGLKTPSLGLVWSTQISCRIALFKRPVYGRPRRIAAPLEADDGDFDAETPTLKAWRRWMKVVFASHTSASGQGLDGATEFEIFMGGLRAVKSTSKSKSKDNG from the coding sequence ATGTGCGCTAGTGTGAACGATTCCACACTGTCGGTCACACCCGCCATTTACGCGTCGGTCCTCCACAGGCAAGGGCGCAAGAACAGAAGATCGATGACCGACCTCGTCCGCATCCTCCCCTCCTTTCCCGTCACCCCCTTCTCGGCCCTCCTCTCGACGATCGAGCAGCACgggctgtcgacgacggatcTCCTCTCATTGCACCCAGCCGACATCGCGAAGCAGACGCACCTCCCGCTGCTCGACCTCAAGCGCCTCATCGCGGCGATCCAGGCCTCATTATCGGATGATGTTGTTCCGGAGATGCTCCTCGCACCGGCCGCTGGCGAGAAGCAGAGGCCGGAAGGAGTAGAAGGGGCCGAAGAGTCGGAAAGGACGGACGATgcggatgaggatgaggagcaACGTGTCGGGCAAGCCAAGGCGAGGCCAGGCAACTTCAGCGAagccatctccatctcgacgCTTGACGATGATCTTGACGCCGCGCTTGGAGGAGGCATTCCCGTTGGCTCCATCACCGAGTTCGCGGGCGAGAGCGGTGCCGGCAAGACGCAGTACCTACTCGCTCtctgcctcgccgtccagCTGCCGCCCCCGCGCGGCCTCGGCAAGCAGGCCCTCTACATCTCGACCGAGTCCGGTCTCGCGACTCAACGACTTGCCCAGATTCTCGGCTCGAGCCCCATCCTTcaggccatcgacgacgcagacCGCCCTTCATTGGATAATATCCTAAGCACCGTCACGCCCGACCTCGAATCCCAGGACCACATCGTTGAGTACCAGGTGCCGGTCCTACTTGAGCGTCACAGAATCgggctgctcgtcgtcgattcCGTTGCTGCAAATTACCGAGCCGAGTTCGAGCGCCAGGGCTCCCGCGGTTCGAACATGGCAGCGCGGAGCACCGAACTGATTCGGCTCGGGGCCCTGCTACGAAACCTGGCTAGGCGACAcgagcttgccgtcgtcgttgccaaCCAAGTTGCCGACCGCTTCTCCTCACCCTCCATCGGCGTTCCTCGCAATGCCCCGCACGGTAGCATGGCATCCGGCACCCCGGGAAGCACACCCCGTGAAAACCACTCGTCTCCGACGTCCTTTTCCTTCCCACCAGACGGCCagcccgcgccgccggcgctgcgGCTCGAACACCAGCAGCGCTGGTTTACGGGCTGGGGTGACGATCCGCATCCTTCTTACGGCCTCAAGACGCCTAGCCTGGGGCTCGTCTGGTCGACGCAGATATCCTGTCGGATCGCGCTCTTCAAGCGACCAGTATACGGTCGGCCCAGGAGGATCGCGGCACCACtggaagccgacgatggcgacttCGATGCTGAGACACCGACCCTGAAGGCGTGGAGAAGATGGATGAAGGTAGTCTTCGCCTCGCACACGAGTGCCTCGGGACAAGGCCTGGATGGGGCAACCGAGTTTGAGATTTTCATGGGGGGTCTCCGGGCAGTCAAATCAACGAGCAAGTCCAAGTCAAAGGATAATGGGTGA
- a CDS encoding carnitine acetyl transferase translates to MPAKVRLFSPPTSLEARLAEPVVNPSVPRIVPDAPELEAPRLPLNLSSAYTRVPMAAYDTKKGGITFASQDKLPKLPIPDLESTCQNYLEVLKPLQTPSEAAETHSAVSEFLKNDGPDLQEKLKKYAHGKTSYIEQFWYDSYLNFDNPVVLNLNPFFLLEDDPTPARNNQVTRAASLVVSALDFIRAVRKEELPPDSFKGTPLCMYQFSRLFGTARVPTENGCQIVQDAASKHIVVMCHGQIYWFDVLDDNSDVIMTERDIAINLQTITNDASQTPIQEAAKGALGVLSTENRKVWSGLRDVLTKDPGSNNADCLNIVDSALFALCLDYAEPSDVADLCQNMLCGTSEVKNGVQIGTCTNRWYDKLQIIVCKNGSAGINFEHTGVDGHTVLRFASDVYTDTILRFARSINGQAPTLWATRSPDPSKRDPESFGDVNTTPRKLEWDMIPELSIAVRFAETRLADLIEQNEFQCLDFDSYGKNFITSMGFSPDAFVQMAFQAAYYGLYGRVECTYEPAMTKIFLHGRTEAIRTVSADSVDFVQTFWADNPLEQKIEALKQACQQHVTRTRNCAKAQGCDRHLYALLCVWQKYIDDEVDSSMSSAGQSSPTNDESSLAGGHGGEVVETSRGRGDSTVSRPRDVQSLPFIFADSGWDKLNTTILSTSNCGNPSLRQFGFGPTSGDGFGIGYIIKDESISICVSSKHRQTKRFVAALESYLMEIRRLLRLTNRKSSTGKASRAREAESAQLKPASRLKSRGRPIMGTEAIKTPRSNDAASIFEESTLASDDDELGGYGFFDAGMLLQALKARDHAADKTGSKASERATVQARRRDVGKKLRLATE, encoded by the exons ATGCCTGCTAAAGTCCGCCTTTTCAGCCCTCCCACCTCGCTCGAGGCAAGACTTGCCGAGCCTGTCGTCAACCCATCCGTTCCTCGCATCGTACCGGACGCTCCAGAACTCGAGGCTCCTCGACTACCTTTGAACCTGTCGTCGGCCTATACTCGAGTTCCTATGGCTGCGTATGATACCAAGAAGGGGGGCATCACCTTCGCCTCCCAAGACAAGCTACCCAAGCTCCCGATCCCCGACCTCGAGAGCACGTGTCAAAACTATCTCGAAGTGCTCAAGCCACTGCAGACTCCGAGCGAGGCGGCAGAGACGCATAGTGCAGTTTCGGAGTTTCTCAAGAACGACGGGCCAGATTTGCAAGAGAAGCTTAAGAAATACGCTCACGGGAAGACGAGCTACATCGAACAGTTCT GGTACGACTCGTACCTCAACTTCGACAACCCTGTCGTTCTCAACTTGAATcctttcttcctcctcgaaGATGATCCCACGCCCGCTAGAAACAACCAGGTGACCCGTGCGGCTTCCCTGGTCGTTTCCGCTCTCGACTTCATCAGAGCCGTGCGGAAAGAGGAGCTCCCTCCGGACAGCTTCAAGGGAACGCCGCTATGCATGTACCAATTTTCGCGTCTGTTCGGAACGGCCCGAGTGCCGACTGAAAACGGCTGCCAGATTGTGCAGGACGCCGCCTCCAAGCATATCGTTGTCATGTGCCACGGTCAGATATACTGGTTCGatgtcctcgacgacaactCGGACGTCATCATGACCGAGAGGGACATCGCCATCAACCTGCAGACCATCACAAATGATGCCAGTCAGACGCCGATACAAGAAGCCGCAAAGGGCGCCCTTGGCGTCCTGAGCACCGAGAATCGCAAGGTTTGGTCTGGTTTGAGAGACGTGTTGACCAAGGACCCTGGCTCCAACAACGCTGACTGCCTCAACATCGTCGACTCGGCCCTCTTCGCCCTTTGCCTCGACTACGCAGAGCCTTCCGACGTCGCGGACCTCTGTCAAAACATGCTGTGCGGCACTAGCGAGGTGAAGAACGGTGTTCAAATCGGCACATGCACGAATCGATGGTACGACAAGTTGCAAATCATTGTTTGCAAAAACGGCAGCGCCGGTATCAACTTTGAACAcacgggcgtcgacgggcaCACGGTCTTGAGATTTGCCAGCGACGTCTACACCGACACCATCCTCCGTTTTGCCCGCTCCATCAACGGCCAAGCTCCTACGCtgtgggcgacgaggagcccCGATCCGTCCAAGAGGGACCCCGAAAGCTTTGGGGATGTCAACACAACGCCGCGCAAGCTCGAGTGGGACATGATCCCGGAATTGAGCATAGCCGTTCGCTTTGCCGAGACGAGGCTCGCCGATCTCATCGAGCAAAACGAGTTCCAATGCCTCGACTTCGACTCGTACGGCAAGAATTTCATCACCTCCATGGGCTTCTCGCCAGATGCCTTTGTCCAGATGGCCTTCCAGGCAGCCTACTACGGCCTCTACGGTCGGGTTGAGTGCACGTATGAGCCGGCCATGACCAAGATCTTCTTGCACGGTCGCACGGAAGCCATCCGGACCGTTTCCGCCGACTCGGTCGATTTCGTCCAGACCTTTTGGGCCGACAACCCTCTTGAGCAAAAGATCGAGGCGCTCAAACAGGCCTGCCAGCAGCATGTCACCCGGACGAGAAACTGTGCCAAGGCGCAGGGCTGCGATCGGCATCTCTACGCACTGCTCTGCGTCTGGCAGAAGtacatcgacgacgaagtGGACAGCAGCATGAGCAGCGCGGGGCAGTCCAGCCCCACCAATGACGAATCCTCTCTCGCTGGAGgtcacggcggcgaggttgtCGAGACCAGTCGAGGTCGGGGAGACAGCACCGTTTCTCGGCCCCGAGATGTCCAGTCGTTGCCCTTCATATTTGCAGACTCGGGGTGGGATAAGCTCAACACGACGATACTTTCTACTTCCAACTGCGGCAACCCATCTCTTCGGCAGTTCGGCTTCGGTCCCACCTCCGGGGATGGGTTCGGAATTGGATACATCATCAAGGACGAATCCATTTCCATCTGCGTGTCGAGCAAGCACCGCCAGACGAAGCGCTTCGTGGCGGCGCTCGAGAGCTACTTGATGGAAATTCGACGCTTGCTCCGGCTCACAAACCGCAAGTCATCGACGGGCAAGGCTAGCCGGGCGCGGGAGGCAGAGTCTGCGCAGCTCAAGCCCGCCAGCAGGCTCAAGTCTCGCGGCCGTCCCATCATGGGcaccgaggccatcaagacGCCAAGATCCAATGATGCCGCGTCGATATTTGAGGAGAGTACGTTGGCGAGCGATGATGATGAGCTGGGCGGAT ATGGCTTCTTCGACGCCGGCATGCTTCTGCAGGCACTCAAGGCACGGGATCACGCTGCGGACAAAACAGGGTCGAAGGCATCGGAACGGGCGACGGTGCAGGCCAGGAGAAGAGACGTTGGCAAGAAGCTGCGGTTGGCGACAGAGTGA